One stretch of Streptomyces agglomeratus DNA includes these proteins:
- a CDS encoding crotonase/enoyl-CoA hydratase family protein — translation MGGTEHLTVRREGATLVLTLNRPEAKNALSLPMLVGLYDGWLAADADDDIRSVVLTGAGGDFCAGMDLKALAGDKDMGGDQYRDRMKADPDLHWKAMLRHHRPRKPVIAAVEGYCVAGGTEILQGTDIRVAGESATFGLFEVRRGLFPIGGSTVRLPRQIPRTHALEMLLTGRPYPAREAERVGLVGHVVPDGTALDKALAIAGQINACGPLAVEAVKASVYDTADMTETDGLAAELKRGWPVFDTADAKEGARAFAEKREPHYRRA, via the coding sequence ATGGGTGGTACGGAACACCTCACCGTGCGACGCGAGGGCGCCACGCTGGTGCTCACCCTGAACAGGCCCGAGGCCAAGAACGCGCTGTCGCTGCCCATGCTGGTGGGGCTGTACGACGGCTGGCTGGCCGCCGACGCGGACGACGACATCCGCTCCGTCGTGCTGACCGGCGCGGGCGGTGACTTCTGCGCAGGCATGGACCTCAAGGCCCTCGCCGGCGACAAGGACATGGGCGGCGACCAGTACCGCGACCGCATGAAGGCCGACCCCGACCTCCACTGGAAGGCGATGCTCCGCCACCACCGCCCCCGCAAGCCGGTCATCGCCGCCGTCGAGGGGTACTGCGTCGCGGGCGGTACGGAGATCCTCCAGGGCACCGACATCCGCGTCGCCGGGGAAAGCGCCACCTTCGGCCTCTTCGAGGTCAGGCGCGGACTGTTCCCCATCGGTGGCTCGACCGTACGCCTGCCGCGCCAGATCCCGCGCACGCACGCCCTGGAGATGCTCCTCACCGGCCGCCCGTACCCGGCGCGGGAAGCCGAACGCGTCGGGCTCGTCGGCCATGTCGTCCCGGACGGCACCGCCCTCGACAAGGCCCTCGCCATCGCCGGGCAGATCAACGCCTGCGGCCCGCTGGCCGTCGAGGCGGTCAAGGCGTCCGTGTACGACACCGCGGACATGACCGAGACGGACGGCCTCGCCGCCGAACTGAAGCGAGGCTGGCCCGTTTTCGACACCGCCGACGCCAAGGAGGGCGCCCGCGCCTTCGCCGAGAAGCGCGAGCCCCACTACCGCCGCGCGTGA
- a CDS encoding Zn-ribbon domain-containing OB-fold protein, with translation MPEVLSAPLVVEFPFTRSLGPVQSAFLTGLRERTVLGVKTAGGGVLVPPVEYDPVTAEELRELVEVAPTGTVTTWAWNPSPRRYQPLRTPFAWVLVRLDGADTALLHALDAPGPDAVRTGLRVRVRWAAERTGAITDIACFEPYDSEDSGPAAPHDGRFADPVTGIVAPARLDYTYSPGRAPTDYINALAGRRTVGERCPSCRKVYVPPRGACPTCGIATAERVEVGPRGTVTTFCIVNIKARNLDIEVPYVYAHIALDGADLALHGRIGGIPYDQVRMGLRVEPVWTEGGRYPDHYRPTGEPDADYDAYKELI, from the coding sequence ATGCCCGAAGTCCTCAGTGCCCCGCTCGTTGTCGAGTTCCCGTTCACCCGCTCCCTCGGTCCCGTGCAGAGCGCCTTCCTCACCGGCCTTCGCGAGCGCACGGTCCTCGGCGTGAAGACCGCCGGCGGCGGGGTGCTGGTGCCGCCCGTCGAGTACGACCCGGTCACCGCCGAAGAGCTCCGGGAACTCGTCGAGGTAGCCCCGACCGGCACCGTCACCACCTGGGCCTGGAACCCCTCCCCGCGCCGCTACCAGCCCCTGCGCACCCCCTTCGCCTGGGTCCTGGTGCGGCTCGACGGGGCCGACACCGCCCTGCTGCACGCCCTGGACGCGCCCGGCCCCGACGCCGTGCGCACCGGCCTGCGCGTGCGCGTCCGCTGGGCCGCCGAACGCACCGGCGCCATCACCGACATCGCCTGCTTCGAACCGTACGACAGCGAGGACAGCGGTCCGGCGGCCCCGCACGACGGCCGCTTCGCCGATCCCGTCACCGGCATCGTCGCCCCCGCCCGCCTCGACTACACGTACAGTCCCGGCCGCGCCCCCACCGACTACATCAACGCGCTCGCCGGGCGGCGCACCGTCGGCGAGCGCTGCCCCTCCTGCCGCAAGGTGTACGTCCCGCCCCGGGGCGCCTGCCCCACCTGCGGCATCGCGACGGCCGAGCGCGTCGAGGTCGGCCCGCGCGGCACCGTCACCACCTTCTGCATCGTCAACATCAAGGCGCGCAACCTCGACATCGAAGTCCCGTACGTCTACGCGCACATCGCGCTCGACGGCGCCGACCTCGCCCTGCACGGGCGGATCGGCGGCATCCCGTACGACCAGGTGCGCATGGGCCTGCGCGTCGAGCCGGTGTGGACCGAGGGCGGCCGCTACCCCGACCACTACCGGCCCACCGGCGAACCGGACGCCGACTACGACGCCTACAAGGAGCTGATCTGA
- a CDS encoding PepSY domain-containing protein, producing the protein MNLQSIHRNRAGGPRARRVQTAALCAVAVAALVGGCGSGGDARPNHAAAGQPDVRQTTSPSPSGSVRLNEDQAARKALVPAAKVTADKAAATAVAEVPDSTLLSVELKRRASGSSPSPSPTGSPSPTASPRTGQPVWVAEVSKKDGTASTVRIDAESGDVIRSRTDPGQDADEKAERASWITKIKQTPEQVAKAATDRKKGTITSMELDDADSGDVIWSVEVVSTDDWNKSTLDIDATTGEVLSEDVDRD; encoded by the coding sequence ATGAACCTTCAGTCCATTCACAGGAACCGTGCCGGCGGCCCGCGTGCCCGGCGCGTCCAGACGGCCGCCCTCTGCGCCGTGGCCGTCGCCGCGCTCGTCGGCGGTTGCGGGAGCGGTGGCGACGCCAGGCCGAACCATGCCGCCGCCGGGCAGCCGGACGTGCGGCAGACCACGTCGCCGAGCCCCTCGGGGTCCGTCCGGCTCAACGAGGACCAGGCGGCACGCAAGGCTCTGGTGCCGGCCGCCAAGGTCACCGCCGACAAGGCCGCCGCCACGGCCGTGGCGGAGGTGCCGGACAGCACGCTGCTCTCGGTCGAGCTGAAGCGCAGGGCCAGTGGCTCCTCCCCGAGCCCCAGCCCCACCGGCAGCCCGAGCCCGACCGCGAGCCCCCGGACCGGGCAGCCGGTATGGGTCGCGGAGGTGTCCAAGAAGGACGGCACGGCGTCCACCGTCCGCATCGACGCCGAGTCCGGCGACGTCATCCGGTCCCGCACCGACCCCGGTCAGGACGCCGACGAGAAGGCGGAGCGCGCCTCCTGGATCACGAAGATCAAGCAGACCCCGGAGCAGGTGGCGAAGGCCGCCACCGACCGGAAGAAGGGCACGATCACCTCCATGGAGCTCGACGACGCCGACAGCGGCGACGTCATCTGGTCCGTCGAGGTCGTGTCCACCGACGACTGGAACAAGTCCACGCTCGACATCGACGCCACGACGGGCGAAGTCCTGAGCGAGGACGTCGACCGGGACTGA
- a CDS encoding ATP-dependent DNA ligase, whose protein sequence is MLLATLARVSREIASTSARSRKTALLAELFRSAGPDDVPIVIPYLAGRLPQGRIGTGWSLLREPVPPAAGPTLTVREVDAALTAFAGVAGPGAQAERARLVRELLGAATEEEQRFLSGLLTGEVRQGALDALAAEGLAAAASVPAADVRRAVMLGGSLVAVGRALLARGPAALGEFSLRVGRAVPPMLAHPGQSAGEAVGKLGACAVEEKLDGIRVQVHRDGERVRVFTRTLDDITDRVPELTSVAGGLSGDGFILDGEVIAFDANGRPLPFQDIAGRVGSRLDVAAARQALPLSPVFFDVLALGGEVLLDLPYRERYERLAGLVPEPMRVRRTVVTGPDEAPLADEFLARTLERGHEGVVLKGLDAPYQAGRRGTSWLKVKPVHTLDLVVLAAEWGHGRRTGKLSNLHLGARRPDGTFAMLGKTFKGLTDAMLEWQTRRLLELATGESGHVVTVRPELVVEIAFDGLQRSTRYPEGVTLRFARVVRYREDKPAAETDTVGTVLATGPVRAEE, encoded by the coding sequence ATGCTGCTCGCCACACTCGCCCGGGTCTCGCGGGAGATCGCGTCGACGTCCGCGCGCTCGCGCAAGACCGCGCTGCTGGCGGAGCTCTTCCGGAGCGCCGGGCCCGACGACGTACCGATCGTGATCCCGTATCTGGCGGGCCGCCTGCCGCAGGGGCGCATCGGGACCGGCTGGAGCCTGCTGCGGGAGCCCGTCCCGCCCGCCGCCGGGCCCACACTGACCGTGCGTGAGGTGGACGCCGCGCTGACCGCGTTCGCGGGCGTGGCGGGGCCCGGCGCGCAGGCGGAGCGGGCTCGGCTGGTGCGGGAGCTGCTGGGGGCGGCGACGGAGGAGGAGCAGCGGTTCCTGTCCGGGCTGCTCACCGGGGAGGTACGGCAGGGCGCGCTGGACGCGCTGGCGGCGGAGGGGCTGGCGGCGGCCGCGTCGGTGCCCGCGGCCGACGTGCGGCGGGCGGTGATGCTGGGCGGTTCGCTGGTCGCGGTGGGCCGGGCGCTGCTGGCCCGGGGACCCGCGGCGCTCGGGGAGTTCAGCCTCCGGGTGGGCCGCGCCGTGCCGCCGATGCTCGCGCACCCCGGGCAGAGCGCCGGCGAGGCGGTCGGCAAACTCGGGGCGTGCGCGGTGGAGGAGAAGCTGGACGGCATCCGGGTTCAGGTCCACCGCGACGGCGAGCGGGTACGCGTCTTCACGCGCACACTGGACGACATCACGGACCGCGTACCGGAACTCACCTCCGTGGCGGGCGGGTTGTCCGGCGACGGATTCATCCTGGACGGCGAGGTCATCGCCTTCGACGCGAACGGCAGGCCGCTCCCCTTCCAGGACATCGCGGGCCGCGTCGGCTCCCGCCTCGACGTGGCGGCGGCGCGCCAGGCGCTGCCGCTGTCCCCCGTGTTCTTCGACGTACTGGCGCTCGGGGGTGAGGTGCTTCTGGACCTGCCCTACCGGGAGAGGTACGAGCGGCTGGCGGGGCTGGTCCCCGAGCCGATGCGCGTGCGCCGGACGGTGGTGACCGGGCCCGACGAGGCGCCGCTGGCCGACGAGTTCCTGGCGCGGACGCTGGAACGCGGGCACGAAGGGGTGGTGCTCAAGGGGCTGGACGCGCCGTACCAGGCCGGGCGGCGCGGCACGTCGTGGCTCAAGGTGAAGCCCGTGCACACCCTCGACCTGGTGGTGCTGGCCGCCGAGTGGGGCCACGGGCGGCGGACCGGCAAGCTCTCCAACCTGCATCTGGGTGCCCGGCGGCCGGACGGTACGTTCGCCATGCTGGGCAAGACGTTCAAGGGCCTCACCGACGCGATGCTGGAGTGGCAGACGCGGCGGCTGCTGGAGCTGGCGACCGGCGAGAGCGGCCATGTGGTGACCGTACGCCCGGAACTCGTCGTCGAGATCGCGTTCGACGGGCTTCAGCGCTCCACCCGTTACCCGGAGGGTGTGACGCTGCGCTTCGCGCGCGTGGTGCGCTACCGGGAGGACAAGCCGGCCGCCGAGACGGACACGGTCGGCACCGTCCTCGCGACGGGTCCGGTGCGGGCGGAGGAGTGA
- a CDS encoding DUF397 domain-containing protein: MAESITAQRTKGWDKPEQLDLSKADWQSGSQGAGDVQIAFVEGFIAMRNADAPGSPSLIFNPAEWRAFVLNARNGAFDLT; the protein is encoded by the coding sequence GTGGCCGAGAGCATCACCGCGCAGCGGACCAAGGGCTGGGACAAGCCGGAGCAGCTGGATCTGAGCAAGGCGGACTGGCAGTCGGGCAGTCAGGGGGCGGGCGACGTCCAGATCGCGTTCGTCGAGGGATTCATCGCGATGCGCAACGCCGACGCCCCCGGCAGCCCCTCACTGATCTTCAACCCGGCCGAGTGGCGCGCCTTCGTCCTGAACGCCCGCAACGGCGCCTTCGACCTGACCTAG
- a CDS encoding acyl-CoA synthetase has product MEYNLADLFESVVDVVPDREALVYADHPGTGAERRLTYAELDAAANRVAHHLADAGVKPGEHLGLHLYNGVEYLQTVLGCLKARVVPVNVNYRYLEEELVYLYRDADLVALVFDAEFTGRVAAALPRTEKLRHLVRVGTAPGGAPEPAIPPVPFTEAEAAGRDGRGFGPRSGDDQFIIYTGGTTGMPKGVMWRQEDLFFSGLGGGAPTGEPVKSPAELAERVAAGGDGITFFPTPPLMHGTSTLTAFIGFFFGQRVVLHRKFAPEEVLRTIEKEKVTSVSLVGDAMLRPLVDALNGPMRGTDCSSLFSVSSSGAILSETVREQFQALVPNVMLLNNFGSSESGFNGTATDDSGPGKGFRLRVNSRTAVIDPATHAPVVPGEVGRIAQRGHVPLGYYNDPGKTAETFFEAEGERWVLLGDMATVDEEGIVTVLGRGSQCINTGGEKVYPEEVEQALKSHPDVYDALVAGVPDETWGNRVAAVVQLRGGVDAPGLDAIQAHCRTRLAGYKIPRQLVIAPEIQRSPSGKADYRWARSVAAGSGGRQG; this is encoded by the coding sequence GTGGAGTACAACCTTGCCGACCTGTTCGAGTCGGTCGTCGACGTGGTCCCGGACCGTGAGGCGCTCGTGTACGCCGACCATCCCGGTACGGGCGCCGAGCGCAGACTGACGTACGCGGAGCTGGACGCGGCGGCGAACCGCGTCGCGCACCACCTCGCCGACGCCGGCGTGAAGCCGGGCGAGCACCTGGGGCTGCACCTCTACAACGGCGTCGAATACCTCCAGACCGTGCTGGGCTGCCTCAAGGCGCGCGTCGTCCCGGTCAACGTCAACTACCGCTACCTCGAGGAGGAGCTGGTCTACCTCTACCGCGACGCGGACCTGGTGGCGCTCGTCTTCGACGCCGAGTTCACCGGGCGGGTCGCGGCCGCGCTCCCCCGGACGGAGAAGCTCCGGCATCTCGTACGGGTGGGTACGGCGCCCGGCGGTGCGCCCGAGCCCGCGATCCCGCCGGTGCCGTTCACGGAGGCCGAGGCGGCGGGACGGGACGGACGGGGGTTCGGGCCGCGCTCCGGGGACGACCAGTTCATCATCTACACCGGCGGCACCACCGGCATGCCCAAGGGTGTGATGTGGCGCCAGGAGGACCTGTTCTTCTCCGGGCTCGGCGGCGGGGCGCCGACCGGTGAACCGGTGAAGTCGCCGGCGGAGCTGGCCGAACGGGTTGCGGCCGGCGGCGACGGGATCACCTTCTTCCCCACTCCCCCGCTGATGCACGGCACGTCGACGCTCACCGCCTTCATCGGTTTCTTCTTCGGCCAGCGGGTGGTGCTGCACCGGAAGTTCGCGCCCGAGGAGGTGCTCCGTACGATCGAGAAGGAGAAGGTCACCAGCGTGTCGCTCGTCGGCGACGCCATGCTGCGGCCGCTGGTCGACGCGCTGAACGGGCCGATGCGGGGGACCGACTGCTCGTCGCTGTTCAGCGTCTCGTCCTCGGGCGCGATCCTTTCGGAGACGGTGCGCGAGCAGTTCCAGGCGCTGGTGCCGAACGTGATGCTGCTGAACAACTTCGGGTCGTCGGAATCCGGCTTCAACGGCACGGCGACGGACGACTCGGGCCCCGGCAAGGGGTTCCGGCTGCGCGTCAACTCCCGCACCGCGGTGATCGATCCGGCGACACACGCTCCTGTCGTACCCGGCGAAGTGGGCCGCATCGCGCAGCGCGGACATGTCCCGCTGGGCTACTACAACGACCCCGGGAAGACCGCGGAGACCTTCTTCGAGGCCGAAGGCGAGCGGTGGGTGCTGCTGGGTGACATGGCAACGGTGGACGAGGAGGGCATCGTCACCGTGCTCGGCCGGGGCTCGCAGTGCATCAACACGGGCGGCGAGAAGGTGTACCCGGAAGAGGTCGAGCAGGCGCTCAAGTCCCATCCGGACGTGTACGACGCGCTGGTGGCCGGGGTGCCCGACGAGACGTGGGGCAACCGGGTGGCGGCCGTGGTGCAGCTGCGCGGGGGCGTGGACGCGCCGGGGCTCGACGCCATCCAGGCGCACTGCCGCACCCGGCTCGCCGGATACAAGATTCCCCGCCAGCTCGTGATAGCGCCGGAGATACAGCGCTCGCCGAGCGGCAAGGCGGACTACCGGTGGGCCCGTTCGGTCGCGGCGGGATCCGGCGGCCGTCAGGGGTGA
- a CDS encoding Immediate-early protein 2, which produces MALFRIERRTPLSAGEAWRRLTDWQHHAVPLTRITVTPPPPTGTGTLVVARTGAGRLGFDDPMEVVAWEPPQDGGAGHCRLEKRGGVVLGWAEIDVRPAPGGAVAVWTEDLRLRGLPGAFDGLVARAGRLVFGRAVTGLLGPPAGR; this is translated from the coding sequence GTGGCCCTCTTCCGTATCGAACGCCGAACGCCGCTGTCCGCCGGGGAAGCCTGGCGGCGCCTGACCGACTGGCAGCACCACGCGGTCCCGCTGACCCGCATCACCGTGACCCCTCCGCCGCCGACGGGCACCGGCACCCTGGTGGTGGCCCGTACCGGAGCCGGGCGTCTCGGTTTCGACGACCCCATGGAGGTGGTGGCCTGGGAGCCTCCGCAGGACGGCGGGGCCGGGCACTGCCGGCTGGAGAAGCGGGGCGGGGTCGTCCTCGGGTGGGCCGAGATCGACGTACGTCCGGCTCCCGGGGGGGCCGTGGCCGTCTGGACGGAGGATTTGCGGCTGCGGGGGCTCCCCGGGGCGTTCGACGGGCTGGTCGCGCGCGCGGGCCGGCTGGTCTTCGGCCGGGCGGTCACGGGCCTGCTCGGCCCCCCGGCCGGCCGGTGA
- a CDS encoding thiolase domain-containing protein yields the protein MPGTPGKPGARDIAVVAFAQSPHRRRTDELSEVEMLMPVLHEVLGRTGLRTSDIGFTCSGSSDYLAGRAFSFTMALDGVGAWPPISESHVEMDGAWALYEAWVKLLTGEADTALVYAYGKSSPGELRDVLTRQLDPYYVAPLWPDSVSLAALQARALIDAGDADEPALAAVAARSRAAAEANPYAQLTGSVPAGDYLVQPLRAGDCPPIGDGAAAVILAAGDTARRLCERPAWICGMDHRIEAHSLGVRDLTDSPSARLAAERAGAFERPVDTAELHAPFTSQEIVLRKALRLGDDVDVNPSGGALAANPVMAAGLIRIGEAAARIHRGASSRALAHATSGPCLQQNLVAVLEGES from the coding sequence ATGCCCGGCACGCCCGGCAAGCCCGGCGCACGCGACATCGCCGTCGTCGCCTTCGCCCAGAGCCCTCACCGCCGGCGCACCGACGAGCTGTCCGAAGTCGAGATGCTGATGCCGGTACTGCACGAGGTCCTGGGGCGTACCGGACTCAGGACCAGTGACATCGGATTCACCTGCTCCGGTTCGAGCGACTACCTCGCGGGCCGGGCCTTCTCCTTCACCATGGCCCTCGACGGTGTCGGCGCCTGGCCGCCGATCTCCGAGTCCCATGTGGAAATGGACGGAGCCTGGGCGCTGTACGAAGCCTGGGTCAAGCTCCTGACCGGCGAGGCCGACACCGCGCTCGTCTACGCGTACGGAAAGTCCTCCCCCGGCGAGCTGCGCGACGTCCTGACCCGCCAGCTCGACCCGTACTACGTCGCCCCCCTCTGGCCGGACTCGGTGTCGCTGGCCGCACTCCAGGCCCGGGCGCTGATCGACGCGGGCGACGCGGACGAGCCCGCCCTCGCGGCCGTCGCGGCCCGCAGCCGCGCCGCCGCGGAGGCCAATCCGTACGCCCAGCTCACCGGATCCGTTCCGGCCGGCGACTACCTCGTACAGCCGCTGCGCGCGGGCGACTGCCCGCCCATCGGCGACGGCGCGGCGGCGGTGATCCTGGCGGCGGGCGACACCGCGCGCCGGCTGTGCGAGCGCCCCGCCTGGATCTGTGGCATGGACCACCGCATCGAGGCGCACAGCCTGGGCGTACGCGACCTCACCGACTCCCCGTCTGCCAGGCTCGCCGCCGAACGGGCCGGGGCCTTCGAGCGGCCGGTCGACACCGCCGAGCTGCACGCGCCCTTCACCTCGCAGGAGATCGTCCTGCGCAAGGCGCTGCGCCTGGGCGACGACGTGGACGTCAACCCGTCCGGCGGCGCGCTCGCCGCGAATCCCGTCATGGCCGCCGGACTCATCAGGATCGGCGAGGCGGCGGCCCGCATCCACCGCGGCGCGTCCTCCCGGGCGCTCGCGCACGCCACCTCGGGGCCCTGCCTCCAGCAGAACCTTGTCGCCGTCCTGGAGGGGGAGTCATGA
- a CDS encoding thiolase domain-containing protein, translated as MSKEPVAVVGIGQTKHVAARRDVSLAGLVREAATRALDDARLTWADIDAVVIGKAPDFFEGVMMPELYLADALGAVGKPMLRVHTAGSVGGSTALVAANLIAARVHGTVLTLAFEKQSESNAMWGLSLPVPFQQPLLAGAGGFFAPHIRAYMRRSGAPDTVGSVVAYKDRRNALKNPYAHLHEPDITLEKVQASPMLWDPVRYSETCPSSDGACAMILTDRAGAARAPHPPAWVHGGAMRSEPTLFAGKDFVSPQAGKDCAADVYRQARITDPRREIDAVEMYVPFSWYEPMWLENLGFAAEGEGWKLTESGVTELDGDLPVNPSGGVLSTNPIGASGMIRFAEAALQVRGQAGEHQVDGARRALGHAYGGGAQFFSMWLVGAEPPPG; from the coding sequence ATGAGCAAGGAGCCCGTAGCGGTGGTGGGCATCGGCCAGACGAAGCACGTCGCCGCCCGCCGGGACGTCTCCCTCGCCGGTCTCGTCCGCGAGGCCGCCACACGCGCGCTGGATGACGCCCGGTTGACCTGGGCGGACATCGACGCCGTCGTCATCGGCAAGGCCCCCGACTTCTTCGAGGGCGTGATGATGCCGGAGCTCTACCTCGCCGACGCGCTGGGCGCCGTCGGCAAACCCATGCTGCGCGTCCACACGGCGGGCTCCGTCGGCGGCTCCACCGCGCTGGTCGCCGCCAACCTGATCGCCGCCCGCGTCCACGGCACGGTCCTCACCCTCGCCTTCGAGAAGCAGTCCGAATCCAACGCGATGTGGGGCCTGTCCCTGCCCGTGCCGTTCCAGCAGCCCCTGCTCGCCGGTGCCGGCGGCTTCTTCGCGCCGCACATCCGGGCGTACATGCGCCGCAGCGGCGCCCCCGACACCGTGGGATCCGTCGTCGCGTACAAGGACCGCCGCAACGCTTTGAAGAACCCGTACGCCCACCTCCACGAGCCGGACATCACGCTGGAGAAGGTCCAGGCGTCCCCCATGCTCTGGGACCCCGTCCGCTACTCCGAGACGTGCCCGTCCTCCGACGGCGCCTGCGCGATGATCCTCACGGACCGCGCCGGCGCGGCGCGCGCGCCGCACCCGCCCGCATGGGTGCACGGCGGCGCCATGCGCAGCGAACCGACCCTGTTCGCCGGCAAGGACTTCGTCTCCCCGCAGGCCGGCAAGGACTGCGCCGCCGACGTTTACCGGCAGGCGCGCATCACCGACCCGCGCCGGGAGATCGATGCCGTCGAGATGTACGTGCCGTTCTCCTGGTACGAGCCGATGTGGCTGGAGAACCTCGGATTCGCCGCCGAGGGCGAGGGCTGGAAGCTCACCGAGTCCGGCGTCACCGAACTCGACGGCGACCTGCCCGTGAACCCGTCGGGCGGGGTCCTGTCCACCAACCCCATCGGCGCCTCCGGCATGATCCGCTTCGCCGAGGCCGCCCTCCAGGTGCGCGGACAGGCCGGAGAGCACCAGGTCGACGGGGCACGCCGGGCGCTGGGCCACGCCTACGGAGGCGGAGCGCAGTTCTTCTCCATGTGGCTCGTCGGCGCCGAACCGCCTCCCGGCTGA